The proteins below are encoded in one region of Ferruginibacter lapsinanis:
- the ilvN gene encoding acetolactate synthase small subunit: MSKENNGIENLDITTPPGGHVVVDKSGKLEFTITVYTENQVGLLSRIAIMFSRRKINVESLNTSPSEIENIHRFTIVINEYEDVVRKLCRQIEKQVEVLKVYYNTNDELVWQEVALYKVPTGIIADIVKVERLLRQFGARVIAITKDYTIFETTGHREETDRLIKVFGQFGLIEFVRSARVAIIKDSSGFHEKLRQFEAREPGEDVIENEYLNQQDHIFTM; the protein is encoded by the coding sequence ATGTCAAAAGAAAATAACGGTATCGAAAATCTGGATATTACTACACCTCCCGGCGGGCATGTAGTTGTTGACAAATCTGGTAAACTGGAATTTACAATTACAGTGTACACTGAAAATCAGGTAGGTCTATTGAGTCGTATTGCTATTATGTTTTCAAGAAGAAAAATAAATGTAGAAAGTTTAAATACATCTCCTTCTGAAATTGAGAACATACATCGTTTTACCATTGTGATCAATGAGTATGAAGATGTAGTACGTAAACTTTGCCGCCAGATAGAAAAGCAGGTAGAGGTATTGAAAGTCTATTATAATACAAACGATGAATTGGTATGGCAGGAGGTTGCTTTGTATAAAGTGCCAACCGGTATTATCGCTGATATCGTAAAAGTAGAAAGATTGCTCAGGCAATTTGGAGCAAGAGTTATTGCTATCACGAAAGATTATACCATTTTTGAAACAACCGGGCATAGAGAAGAAACAGACAGGTTAATAAAAGTGTTTGGACAGTTCGGACTGATAGAGTTTGTAAGAAGTGCAAGAGTTGCTATTATAAAAGACAGTAGCGGTTTCCATGAAAAACTTCGTCAGTTTGAGGCCAGAGAACCAGGCGAAGATGTAATAGAAAATGAATACCTGAATCAGCAAGATCATATTTTTACTATGTAA
- the ilvC gene encoding ketol-acid reductoisomerase, with protein sequence MANYFNTLPLREKLNQLGVCEFMDRSEFADGVNVLKGKKIVIVGAGAQGLNQGLNLRDSGLDVSYALRADAIAEKRQSWKNASENGFTVGTYEELIPTADLVSNLTPDKQHTAVVSAVMPLMKKGATLSYSHGFNIVEEGMQIRKDITVIMVAPKCPGSEVRAEYVRGFGVPTLIAVHPENDPEGKGLAQAKAYAVGTGGHRAGVLKSSFVAEVKSDLMGEQTILCGLLQTGSILSFDKMIEKGIDKGYASKLVQYGVEVITEALKQGGITGMMDRLSNPAKIKCFEISQELKVIMRPLFQKHQDDIMSGEFSRVMMEDWANGDKNLLAWRAATGETAFEKTPAGDMKIAEQEYFDNALLMVAFIRAGVELAFETMVEAGIKPESAYYESLHETPLIANTIARKKLFEMNRVISDTAEYGCYLFDHACKPLLADFMKTVDTDIIGKNFNAGKDGGVDNRELVIVNKEIRQHPIESIGAVLRQAMTDMKTIATNA encoded by the coding sequence ATGGCTAATTATTTTAACACATTACCGCTTAGAGAAAAACTAAATCAATTAGGTGTATGTGAATTTATGGACCGCAGCGAATTTGCGGATGGTGTAAATGTTCTAAAAGGTAAAAAAATTGTGATCGTAGGAGCAGGTGCTCAAGGTCTTAACCAAGGATTAAATCTAAGAGATTCTGGATTGGATGTATCATATGCGCTTCGTGCAGATGCGATCGCTGAAAAAAGACAATCATGGAAAAACGCTTCTGAAAATGGATTTACTGTTGGAACTTACGAAGAGTTAATTCCTACTGCGGATTTAGTTAGCAATTTGACTCCGGATAAACAACACACTGCTGTAGTAAGTGCAGTAATGCCTTTGATGAAAAAAGGTGCTACGCTTTCTTACTCTCATGGTTTTAATATAGTAGAAGAAGGAATGCAAATTCGTAAAGATATCACTGTGATCATGGTTGCTCCTAAATGTCCGGGTTCTGAAGTAAGAGCAGAATATGTTAGAGGTTTTGGTGTACCTACATTGATCGCTGTGCATCCTGAAAATGATCCGGAAGGAAAAGGTTTAGCACAGGCAAAAGCATATGCAGTTGGAACAGGTGGTCACAGAGCGGGTGTATTGAAATCATCTTTTGTTGCGGAAGTAAAATCTGATCTGATGGGAGAACAAACTATTCTTTGCGGTTTGTTACAAACAGGTTCGATTCTTTCTTTTGATAAAATGATTGAGAAAGGAATTGACAAAGGGTATGCATCTAAGTTGGTACAATATGGTGTTGAAGTAATTACTGAAGCTTTGAAACAAGGTGGTATTACCGGTATGATGGACAGATTGTCTAATCCTGCAAAAATTAAATGTTTTGAAATTTCTCAGGAATTAAAAGTGATCATGCGTCCATTATTCCAAAAGCACCAGGATGATATTATGAGCGGTGAATTCTCAAGAGTAATGATGGAAGATTGGGCTAATGGAGATAAAAATTTATTAGCATGGAGAGCAGCAACAGGCGAAACCGCTTTTGAAAAAACGCCTGCAGGGGATATGAAAATTGCAGAGCAGGAATATTTTGATAACGCTTTATTAATGGTTGCTTTCATCAGAGCCGGTGTTGAACTGGCATTTGAAACAATGGTAGAAGCCGGTATCAAACCTGAATCAGCTTACTATGAATCATTGCACGAAACACCATTGATCGCTAACACCATTGCACGTAAAAAATTATTCGAAATGAATCGTGTGATTTCTGATACTGCTGAGTATGGTTGTTATTTATTCGATCATGCATGTAAGCCATTGTTAGCTGATTTTATGAAAACCGTAGATACAGATATCATCGGTAAAAATTTCAATGCCGGTAAAGATGGCGGAGTAGATAACAGAGAATTGGTTATTGTAAATAAAGAGATTCGTCAACATCCAATTGAATCAATTGGTGCCGTATTGCGTCAGGCTATGACGGATATGAAGACGATCGCTACGAATGCATAA
- the ilvB gene encoding biosynthetic-type acetolactate synthase large subunit, producing the protein METLEIKEKEKATASIQNISGSQAVLEALVAENVDTIFGYPGGAIMPIYDSLYDYADKLKHILVRHEQGGIHAGQGYARSSGKVGVVFATSGPGATNLVTGLADAMIDSTPLVCITGQVFAHLLGTDAFQEVDVINITTPVTKWNYQVTDATEIPGVLAKAFYIAATGRPGPVLIDITKNAQLQKFDYEGYKKCDHIRSYRPKPIVRKKYVEEAAKLINEAKRPFVIFGQGIILGKAEKEFKAFIEKGGLPAAWTILGLSALETDHPLNVGMLGMHGNYGPNVLTNECDVLIAVGMRFDDRVTGRLDKYAKQAKVIHLDIDPAEIDKNVKATVPVWGDCKETLPMLTKLIEKKNHKDWISKFHEHIRKEAEVVIKDELNPTGEVLTMGEVIKVLNELTDGNAIIVTDVGQHQMVTCRYAKFNQSKSNITSGGAGTMGFALPAAIGAKYGAPERTVVAIIGDGGFQMTLQELGTIMQFDVDVKIIILNNQFLGMVRQWQQLFHEKRYSFVDITSPDYIQLAKAYKIEGRSICKREHLKNALNTMLTHKGSYLLEVMVGKENNVFPMVPQGRGVAEIILSKEEL; encoded by the coding sequence ATGGAAACTCTTGAAATAAAAGAAAAAGAAAAAGCGACTGCATCTATTCAAAACATCAGTGGTTCGCAAGCTGTGTTAGAAGCATTGGTTGCAGAAAATGTGGATACCATTTTTGGATATCCCGGAGGTGCTATCATGCCTATATATGATTCATTGTATGATTACGCTGATAAATTGAAACATATCCTCGTTCGTCACGAACAGGGGGGAATACACGCCGGACAAGGTTATGCCCGTTCATCAGGCAAGGTAGGTGTGGTGTTTGCAACAAGCGGACCGGGTGCAACTAACCTGGTAACTGGTTTGGCTGATGCTATGATCGATAGTACTCCGCTAGTATGTATCACCGGACAGGTGTTTGCACATTTGTTAGGTACAGATGCTTTTCAGGAAGTGGATGTAATAAATATTACAACTCCGGTTACCAAATGGAACTATCAGGTGACTGATGCTACAGAAATCCCCGGGGTATTGGCAAAAGCTTTTTATATCGCGGCAACGGGTCGTCCGGGGCCGGTGTTGATCGATATTACAAAGAATGCACAGTTACAAAAATTCGATTACGAAGGATATAAAAAATGTGATCACATTCGTAGCTATCGTCCAAAACCAATTGTACGTAAAAAGTATGTAGAGGAAGCTGCTAAGCTGATCAATGAAGCAAAAAGACCATTTGTAATTTTCGGACAAGGTATCATACTAGGTAAAGCAGAAAAAGAATTTAAAGCTTTCATCGAAAAAGGAGGATTACCTGCTGCCTGGACAATATTAGGATTGAGTGCTTTGGAAACAGATCATCCTTTAAATGTAGGGATGTTAGGTATGCATGGTAATTATGGCCCGAATGTATTGACCAACGAATGTGATGTCTTGATAGCCGTTGGTATGCGTTTCGATGATCGTGTAACCGGCCGTTTAGATAAATATGCAAAACAAGCAAAAGTGATTCATTTGGATATTGATCCTGCAGAAATTGATAAGAATGTAAAAGCAACTGTTCCTGTTTGGGGCGATTGTAAAGAAACATTGCCGATGTTGACCAAATTGATCGAGAAAAAAAATCACAAAGATTGGATCAGTAAATTTCATGAACACATTCGCAAGGAAGCAGAAGTAGTCATTAAAGATGAACTGAATCCGACAGGAGAGGTGCTTACAATGGGAGAAGTAATAAAAGTATTGAATGAGTTAACTGATGGGAATGCGATCATTGTAACCGATGTTGGTCAGCATCAAATGGTAACTTGTCGTTATGCAAAATTCAATCAGTCAAAAAGTAATATTACTTCCGGTGGAGCAGGTACTATGGGGTTTGCTTTGCCTGCAGCAATTGGTGCAAAATACGGAGCGCCAGAACGTACAGTAGTAGCAATTATCGGTGATGGTGGTTTTCAAATGACCTTGCAGGAGCTGGGTACGATCATGCAATTTGACGTAGATGTTAAAATAATTATTCTGAACAATCAATTCCTTGGAATGGTACGTCAGTGGCAGCAACTATTCCATGAAAAAAGATATTCATTTGTCGATATCACCAGTCCTGATTATATACAATTAGCAAAAGCATATAAGATTGAGGGGCGTAGTATCTGCAAAAGAGAGCATCTTAAAAATGCATTGAATACCATGCTTACACATAAAGGTTCTTATTTGTTAGAGGTAATGGTCGGTAAAGAAAACAATGTGTTCCCGATGGTGCCACAAGGCAGAGGGGTTGCTGAAATTATTTTAAGTAAAGAAGAATTGTAA
- a CDS encoding 2-isopropylmalate synthase, protein MPQNKIYIFDTTLRDGEQVPGCKLNTDEKIEIALQLEELGVDIIEAGFPISSPGDFASVEAISKVIKNATVCGLTRSVQKDIEVAAAALKHAVKPRIHTGIGASDIHIKYKFNTTREAILERAAAATKIARNLVPDVEFFCEDAGRADNAFLAKLVETVIAAGATVVNIPDTTGYCLPHQYGEKIAYLVNNVSNIDKAIISCHCHNDLGLATANSISGIINGARQIECTINGIGERAGNTSLEEVVMIIKQHEALGFYTNINAKKLNPISHLVSDTMRMPVQPNKAIVGANAFAHSSGIHQDGFLKEAITYEIINPEDVGADLSKIVLTARSGRSALAYRFQKLGYEFNRNDIDALYEVFLHVADTKKEVEDADLEVLAKNHIAVTA, encoded by the coding sequence ATGCCACAAAATAAGATATATATTTTCGATACAACCCTTAGAGACGGGGAACAAGTCCCAGGTTGTAAATTGAACACTGATGAGAAAATTGAGATCGCTCTTCAATTAGAAGAGTTAGGTGTAGATATAATCGAAGCCGGGTTTCCTATTTCCAGTCCTGGTGATTTCGCCTCTGTAGAAGCCATTTCCAAAGTAATTAAAAATGCTACTGTTTGCGGATTGACAAGATCTGTTCAAAAAGATATCGAAGTAGCTGCAGCTGCATTAAAGCATGCAGTTAAACCAAGAATTCACACTGGTATCGGCGCTTCAGACATACATATAAAATATAAATTCAATACAACACGTGAGGCAATTCTCGAAAGAGCTGCTGCAGCCACCAAGATCGCAAGAAACCTGGTGCCTGATGTAGAGTTTTTCTGTGAAGATGCCGGTAGGGCTGACAATGCATTTTTAGCTAAACTGGTAGAAACCGTAATAGCAGCCGGTGCTACCGTTGTAAATATTCCCGATACTACCGGTTATTGTTTACCTCATCAGTATGGTGAAAAAATAGCCTACCTGGTAAACAATGTTTCCAATATTGACAAGGCGATCATATCCTGTCATTGCCATAATGACCTGGGGCTGGCCACAGCTAATTCTATTTCCGGTATTATCAATGGGGCAAGACAAATTGAATGTACCATCAACGGCATTGGCGAAAGAGCCGGTAATACTTCTCTGGAAGAAGTAGTGATGATCATAAAACAGCACGAGGCTCTAGGGTTCTATACAAATATCAATGCTAAAAAATTAAATCCTATAAGTCATCTGGTCAGTGATACCATGCGAATGCCGGTCCAGCCAAATAAGGCGATCGTTGGTGCAAACGCATTTGCCCACTCTTCGGGTATTCATCAGGATGGATTTTTAAAAGAAGCCATCACTTATGAGATCATCAATCCTGAAGATGTTGGAGCTGATCTGTCTAAAATTGTTTTAACGGCAAGGAGTGGACGAAGTGCATTGGCTTACCGTTTCCAAAAATTAGGGTACGAGTTCAATAGAAATGATATAGATGCTTTGTATGAAGTTTTTCTGCATGTAGCAGATACTAAAAAAGAAGTGGAGGATGCAGATCTCGAGGTGTTGGCAAAAAATCATATCGCAGTAACAGCTTAA
- the ilvA gene encoding threonine ammonia-lyase IlvA: MSTTTNNIGLDFSAAMQRLKDIVVRTPLQLNQNLSKRYNCNVYLKREDLQVVRSYKLRGAYNMMSTLPTEQLQKGVVCASAGNHAQGFAFSCKKLNVRGVIFMPVTTPNQKIHQTKMFGENNIEIKLVGDTYDDCASAAKKYTHEHHMTFVSAFDDYKIIEGQGTVAVEILEDLKDIDYLFVPIGGGGLSAGMGVYFKSVSPKTKIIGVEPSGAPGMYESIKAGHPVTLTTMDRFVDGAAVKRVGDIPYNICKHVVDEVHLVPEGKVCTTILKLYNEDAIVAEPAGVLSIAVLDDFAEQIKGKNVVCVLSGGNNDIDRMQEIKERSLQYEGLKRYFLIRFAQRPGALKQFVNDVLGPDDDITRFEYIQKHNKETGPALVGLELKEKEHYEELIHNLNKYLINYTELKSDDIVFDHLV, encoded by the coding sequence ATGAGTACTACTACAAATAATATCGGGCTTGACTTCTCTGCAGCAATGCAGCGATTAAAGGATATTGTAGTAAGAACTCCATTGCAACTCAATCAGAATCTTTCTAAAAGGTATAATTGTAATGTTTACCTGAAAAGAGAAGATCTCCAGGTTGTACGCTCTTATAAATTACGGGGTGCGTATAATATGATGAGCACATTGCCTACTGAACAATTGCAAAAAGGGGTGGTGTGTGCCAGTGCAGGAAATCATGCACAGGGTTTTGCATTTAGTTGTAAAAAATTAAATGTCAGGGGAGTGATCTTTATGCCGGTTACAACTCCCAATCAAAAGATCCATCAAACAAAAATGTTTGGTGAGAATAATATTGAGATCAAACTGGTTGGAGACACTTACGATGATTGTGCCTCAGCTGCAAAGAAATATACACACGAGCATCATATGACCTTTGTATCAGCTTTTGATGATTACAAGATCATAGAAGGACAAGGTACAGTTGCTGTTGAAATTCTGGAAGACCTCAAGGATATCGATTATTTGTTTGTACCGATAGGCGGTGGCGGATTAAGCGCAGGAATGGGAGTTTATTTTAAGTCCGTTTCTCCTAAAACAAAAATAATTGGTGTTGAACCCTCCGGTGCTCCCGGAATGTACGAGTCTATAAAAGCCGGTCATCCTGTAACACTCACAACGATGGATCGTTTTGTAGATGGAGCGGCAGTTAAAAGGGTAGGAGATATTCCTTATAATATATGTAAGCATGTGGTGGATGAAGTGCACCTGGTTCCTGAAGGTAAAGTATGTACCACTATTTTAAAGTTGTACAATGAAGATGCAATTGTGGCCGAACCCGCCGGAGTATTATCAATTGCAGTGCTGGATGATTTTGCAGAGCAAATAAAGGGGAAGAATGTTGTATGTGTGCTAAGCGGCGGAAATAATGATATAGACCGCATGCAGGAGATTAAGGAACGATCCTTGCAATACGAAGGATTAAAACGTTATTTCCTGATTCGGTTTGCTCAAAGGCCCGGAGCATTAAAACAATTTGTGAATGACGTACTTGGGCCGGATGATGATATTACAAGATTTGAATATATACAAAAGCATAATAAAGAAACAGGACCGGCTTTGGTAGGATTAGAATTAAAGGAAAAAGAGCATTATGAAGAATTGATTCATAATCTAAATAAATATCTGATAAATTATACCGAATTAAAGAGCGATGACATCGTTTTCGATCATTTAGTGTAG
- the ilvD gene encoding dihydroxy-acid dehydratase, producing MELNKYSKVLTQDETQPAAQAMLYGIGLTEADLKKAQVGIASMGYDGNTCNMHLNDLAKVVKEGVWKNDLVGLIFNTIGISDGISNGTDGMRYSLVSRDLIADSIESVCGGFYYDGLIALPGCDKNMPGAIMAMGRLNRPSIMIYGGTIAPGHYKGEELNIISSFEALGKKLAGTITPEDFKEVVKHSCPGAGACGGMYTANTMAAAIEALGMSLPYSSSNPAISDDKSKECLDAGKAIKILLEKDIKPRNIMTKKAFENAIVTVMIFGGSTNAVLHLIAMAKSVDVDLTQDDFQRISDKTPVLADFKPSGKYLMQELHAHGGVPSVMKYLLQKGLLHGDCLTVTGKTVAENLANVPDLNFDTQKIIFPLEQPLKTTGHLQILYGNLAEKGSVAKISGKEGERFEGPARVFNGEKDLVAGIASGRVKKGDVVVIRYEGPKGAPGMPEMLKPTSAIMGAGLGKDVALITDGRFSGGSHGFVVGHITPEAFEGGLIALVQDDDIIELDASANKINLKVADEVIAERRKNWKQPALKETKGVLYKYAMCVKDASQGCVTDEA from the coding sequence ATGGAACTAAACAAATACAGTAAGGTACTTACACAGGATGAAACTCAACCGGCTGCACAAGCAATGTTGTATGGTATAGGATTAACAGAAGCTGACCTGAAAAAAGCACAGGTAGGTATTGCAAGCATGGGTTACGATGGCAATACATGTAACATGCATTTGAATGACTTGGCAAAAGTGGTGAAAGAAGGCGTGTGGAAAAATGATCTGGTGGGATTGATATTTAATACGATCGGTATCAGTGATGGTATCAGTAATGGTACTGACGGTATGCGTTATTCGCTGGTAAGCCGTGATCTGATCGCAGATAGTATTGAAAGTGTTTGTGGTGGATTTTATTATGATGGTTTGATCGCTTTACCGGGCTGTGATAAAAACATGCCGGGTGCTATCATGGCAATGGGCCGTTTAAATCGTCCATCAATTATGATATATGGTGGAACAATTGCTCCGGGTCATTATAAAGGAGAAGAACTGAATATTATTTCTTCTTTTGAAGCTTTAGGTAAAAAGCTTGCGGGGACTATTACACCGGAAGATTTTAAAGAAGTAGTAAAACATAGTTGCCCGGGAGCAGGAGCTTGTGGTGGTATGTATACAGCTAACACCATGGCTGCGGCAATTGAGGCATTGGGCATGAGTTTACCTTATTCCTCATCTAACCCTGCAATCAGCGATGATAAAAGCAAAGAATGTTTAGATGCAGGAAAAGCAATAAAGATATTATTGGAAAAAGATATCAAACCAAGGAATATCATGACCAAGAAAGCATTTGAAAATGCGATTGTTACGGTTATGATATTTGGCGGCAGTACAAATGCGGTATTGCATTTGATCGCAATGGCTAAAAGTGTGGATGTGGATCTTACGCAGGATGATTTTCAACGCATCAGTGATAAAACGCCTGTGTTAGCAGATTTTAAACCAAGCGGAAAATATTTGATGCAGGAATTACATGCGCATGGTGGCGTTCCTTCTGTAATGAAATACTTGTTACAAAAAGGATTGTTGCATGGAGATTGTCTAACGGTAACGGGTAAAACAGTTGCAGAGAACCTGGCAAATGTTCCGGATCTAAACTTCGATACTCAAAAAATCATTTTCCCTCTAGAGCAACCATTGAAAACAACGGGGCACTTGCAAATTTTGTACGGAAACCTGGCAGAAAAGGGTAGTGTAGCAAAGATCAGTGGTAAAGAAGGTGAACGTTTTGAAGGACCTGCAAGAGTATTTAATGGTGAAAAAGATCTGGTGGCAGGAATTGCAAGTGGAAGAGTAAAAAAAGGCGATGTTGTTGTAATAAGATATGAAGGTCCGAAAGGTGCGCCGGGTATGCCTGAAATGCTGAAACCAACTTCAGCAATTATGGGTGCCGGTTTGGGTAAAGATGTTGCATTGATCACAGATGGAAGATTCAGTGGAGGTTCTCATGGTTTCGTCGTCGGGCATATCACTCCGGAAGCATTTGAAGGAGGTTTGATTGCATTGGTGCAGGATGATGACATCATAGAACTGGATGCAAGCGCAAACAAGATCAACCTGAAAGTTGCTGACGAAGTGATAGCAGAAAGACGCAAAAACTGGAAGCAACCGGCATTGAAAGAAACGAAAGGAGTGTTGTATAAATATGCAATGTGTGTGAAAGATGCTTCTCAGGGATGTGTAACAGATGAAGCATAA
- the leuB gene encoding 3-isopropylmalate dehydrogenase, which yields MKKNIAVILGDGIGPEVTQQSIRVLDAIAEKFEHEFIYTNCLMGAVAIDATGNPLPDETIEICLNSDAILFGAIGHPKYDNDPTAKVRPEQALFKLRKALQLYANIRPIATYPSLHHLSPLKEKRLEEVDFVIYRELMGGIYFGEKKTNEDHTWATEECTYTSAEIERISHLAFKDAQKRRKKLTLIDKSNVLETSKLWRKIVKDIALQYPDVQVDFLYVDNAAMQIIINPKQFDVILTENLFGDILSQEACVISGSLGLLPSVSIGNSTALFEPIHGSYPQAAGKDIANPIGSILSAAMMLEYFGMKEEAKLVRSGVEWTIKNLFVTKDVDPINFYFTSTVGELITEYIHGRVSGDVNLENVELRKSTII from the coding sequence ATGAAAAAGAATATAGCAGTAATATTAGGCGATGGGATCGGACCGGAAGTGACGCAGCAATCCATTAGAGTATTGGATGCGATCGCTGAGAAGTTCGAGCATGAATTTATTTATACTAATTGTTTAATGGGGGCTGTAGCTATTGATGCCACAGGGAATCCTTTACCTGATGAAACAATAGAGATCTGTTTAAACAGTGATGCTATTCTTTTCGGAGCAATCGGTCATCCTAAATACGATAATGACCCAACAGCTAAAGTAAGACCGGAGCAGGCTTTGTTTAAATTAAGAAAGGCTTTACAACTCTATGCCAATATCCGTCCGATAGCAACCTATCCTTCTTTGCACCATTTATCGCCACTTAAAGAGAAAAGATTAGAAGAAGTTGATTTTGTTATTTACCGAGAATTAATGGGGGGGATTTATTTTGGAGAAAAAAAGACAAATGAAGATCATACATGGGCAACAGAAGAATGCACATATACATCTGCCGAAATAGAACGTATCAGTCACCTGGCTTTTAAGGATGCACAAAAAAGAAGAAAGAAACTAACGTTAATAGATAAGTCAAATGTATTAGAAACATCAAAGTTGTGGAGGAAAATAGTAAAAGATATTGCGTTACAATATCCTGATGTACAGGTAGATTTTTTGTATGTAGATAATGCAGCCATGCAGATCATCATCAACCCAAAACAATTTGACGTGATCCTTACAGAGAATCTGTTTGGAGATATTTTGAGCCAGGAAGCCTGTGTGATAAGTGGTTCATTAGGCTTATTGCCTTCTGTGTCTATTGGTAATTCAACCGCTTTGTTTGAGCCTATTCATGGTTCGTATCCGCAGGCTGCAGGTAAAGATATTGCTAACCCTATCGGGTCAATATTATCTGCCGCAATGATGCTGGAGTATTTTGGAATGAAAGAAGAAGCTAAATTGGTTCGTAGTGGTGTTGAATGGACGATCAAAAATTTATTTGTAACAAAAGATGTCGATCCGATCAATTTTTATTTTACCAGTACAGTGGGAGAATTGATCACAGAGTACATCCACGGCAGAGTGTCAGGGGATGTTAATTTAGAAAATGTAGAATTACGAAAATCAACGATCATATAA
- a CDS encoding DinB family protein — METQLKVLAFIQETFEKTLDGYTNEQINQIPEGFKNNLIWNYAHIISALQMLCYVRAGIKPVLDQGFIDRYKIGTKPEGTVSAEEYQQYKAFAKLGVEKLGEDYAAHKFAGFQGFKTMSGIELTNIELAIEYAIMHAGLHSGYILALKKFIK, encoded by the coding sequence ATGGAGACCCAATTAAAAGTGTTGGCTTTTATACAAGAGACGTTCGAAAAAACACTGGATGGATATACAAATGAACAGATCAACCAAATTCCGGAAGGCTTTAAAAATAACCTGATCTGGAATTATGCACATATTATTTCTGCTCTTCAAATGTTATGTTATGTTAGAGCAGGTATTAAACCGGTTTTAGATCAGGGGTTTATCGATCGGTATAAAATAGGAACAAAACCGGAAGGAACCGTATCAGCAGAAGAGTATCAACAATACAAAGCATTTGCTAAGCTTGGAGTAGAAAAATTAGGAGAGGATTATGCAGCTCACAAGTTCGCAGGCTTTCAGGGTTTTAAAACAATGAGTGGCATTGAGTTGACGAATATAGAATTAGCCATCGAGTATGCAATCATGCATGCAGGTTTACATAGCGGATATATTTTAGCCCTAAAAAAGTTCATTAAATAA